From a region of the Buchnera aphidicola (Aphis fabae) genome:
- a CDS encoding Nif3-like dinuclear metal center hexameric protein, with amino-acid sequence MKNFVLEKIINEKLFNNYNHDIVPNGLQIEGDKIVKKIITGVSICQDLLDAALHHKANAIIVHHGYLWNKEPKYIHNVQRNRLKTILTHNINLYSWHLPLDIHPELGNNIQISKKLNIFVKGEILPYVLWGVLEPRISGFDFSKKIEKIFKKKPIHFYKNAPNYINRIAWCSGKGQNFIKEAYKFGIDAFLTGEVSEETIYIAKELGIHFFALGHYCSEKDGIKSLGEWLHKTYNLDVIFIDIYNPA; translated from the coding sequence ATGAAAAATTTTGTTTTAGAAAAAATTATTAATGAAAAATTATTTAACAATTATAATCACGATATAGTACCTAATGGATTACAAATAGAAGGAGATAAAATAGTTAAAAAAATTATTACAGGGGTAAGTATATGTCAAGATTTGTTAGATGCAGCTTTACATCATAAAGCTAATGCTATTATTGTTCATCATGGATATTTATGGAATAAAGAACCTAAGTATATTCATAATGTACAAAGAAATAGATTAAAAACTATACTAACTCATAATATTAATTTATATAGTTGGCATCTACCATTAGATATTCATCCAGAATTAGGTAATAATATACAAATTTCTAAAAAATTAAATATTTTTGTTAAAGGTGAAATTTTACCTTATGTTTTATGGGGTGTTTTAGAACCTAGAATAAGTGGTTTTGATTTTTCAAAAAAGATAGAAAAAATTTTTAAAAAAAAACCTATACACTTTTACAAAAATGCTCCAAATTATATCAATCGTATAGCCTGGTGTAGTGGAAAAGGACAAAATTTTATTAAAGAAGCATATAAATTTGGAATTGATGCTTTTTTAACAGGAGAAGTTTCTGAAGAAACAATATATATTGCTAAAGAGTTAGGTATACATTTTTTTGCACTTGGACATTACTGTAGTGAAAAAGATGGAATTAAATCTTTAGGTGAATGGCTTCACAAAACATATAATTTAGATGTTATTTTTATTGATATTTATAATCCTGCATAA